A window from Littorina saxatilis isolate snail1 linkage group LG9, US_GU_Lsax_2.0, whole genome shotgun sequence encodes these proteins:
- the LOC138975577 gene encoding uncharacterized protein — MGKRRILSFGLMFALECFDFVNDWLLYAEYMVADKGLVYGPPDEGAVWSLLGFNILGTGFFFFELINLGRELFSDEEPWMDPTVLSAIVLWFEDVPQMGINLRISACREDPRSILQLIKASLLLADVLIHIIIACFEYRKTTKTCRDEQECRQRYISWGFIILAMIITTLGAVALLFLSLTYRGTNGKIGGHQPTTDTEEQYNELGYFENVNVFLHHPDFALSTPPKSAVSEAEWIRLMSINDIRNAENQIRNFNLIHEKNDSHFKMAIYQENNEQGKWTLSGCYQMELATRAMSAVNESTCRGASFFNNRPTSMYINFYFEKPGTSVFRKHIFGEIYVNMKVFNNGQCTDVTTPPSIHYYRVNAVSNHDAKNLLMEGSRPRFYRSDTNDLQDVSQVWKTGWAQCKTSGSLAPVLDSGITVECSNTGV; from the exons ATGGGCAAACGTCGCATCCTCTCCTTTGGCCTCATGTTCGCCCTTGAATGTTTCGACTTCGTCAACGACTGGTTGCTGTACGCTGAATACATGGTAGCAGATAAAGGCCTAGTGTACGGACCGCCGGACGAAGGTGCTGTTTGGAGTCTGCTTGGTTTCAATATCTTGGG AACTGGGTTCTTTTTCTTTGAGCTGATCAATCTGGGGAGGGAGCTGTTCAGCGACGAAGAGCCCTGGATGGACCCAACCGTGTTGTCCGCAATCGTTCTGTGGTTTGAGGACGTTCCACAGATGGGCATCAACCTTAGAATATCCGCCTGTCGCGAAGACCCCAGGAGTATCCTCCAGCTCATCAAGGCGTCTCTCCTACTTGCCG ATGTGCTGATACACATCATCATAGCCTGCTTTGAGTACCGCAAAACCACTAAAACATGCAGGGACGAGCAAGAGTGCAGGCAACGTTATATAAGCTGGGGGTTTATCATACTAGCCATGATCATCACCACGTTGGGTGCTGTAGCCTTGTTGTTTCTGAGCCTGACCTATCGTGGCACTAACGGCAAAATCGGAGGGCATCAACCCACAACCGACACGGAGGAACAGTACAACGAACTTGGGTACTTTGAG AACGTGAATGTATTTCTCCATCACCCTGACTTCGCTCTATCAACGCCTCCAAAATCAGCGGTGTCTGAGGCTGAATGGATTCGACTCATGTCCATCAACGACATCCGCAACGCAGAAAACCAAATCAGGAACTTCAACCTCATTCATGAGAAGAACGACTCGCACTTCAAAATGGCAATCTACCAG GAAAACAACGAGCAAGGAAAGTGGACACTATCAGGTTGTTATCAAATGGAGCTTGCGACCAGAGCCATGTCTGCGGTGAACGAGTCcacttgcaggggagcaagcTTCTTCAATAACAGGCCAACCAGCATGTACATCAACTTCTACTTTGAGAAACCGGGAACGTCCGTCTTCAGGAAACACATCTTTGGGGAGATCTATGTAAACATGAAG GTTTTCAACAACGGACAATGCACAGACGTGACCACCCCGCCTTCCATCCACTACTACCGTGTCAACGCGGTCAGCAACCACGACGCCAAGAATCTTCTCATGGAAGGCAGCAGGCCACGTTTCTACCGTAGCGACACAAACGACCTGCAGGATGTTAGTCAAGTCTGGAAGACCGGCTGGGCGCAATGCAAAACCTCTGGCAGTCTGGCACCAGTTTTGGACTCGGGCATTACTGTCGAGTGTTCCAATACTGGTGTATGA